GCGCAAAGGGGCGCGGCCACTCGACCCCGCACCCTGGTTTTCGAAGCAGCCGTAGCCCGCATTCCGCGAATTTTTCCCTTGCATTCGGTTGAAAATTCTGGTAGACTAAACTATGCTTTTGCCGGAGGGCTTGCACACACAAATCAAGGCCGTGGAGCCGCTCGCCGGGGACGCCTCGGTGCGACGCTTCTTCCGCCTCCGAACCCACACGGGAGCCTCCTACGTGGCGGTTTCCTATCCTCCCCCCTCCAACGGGCTGCACAAGACTCACCTGGCGATGAATGAGTACTTGAAAAGGTACCGCATCCCCGTCCCGCGCATCCTGGGCGTTCACGAAAAGGGGAGCCTCCTGGTGGTCGAGGACCTCGGCGAGGAAACGCTCGAAGCGTTCTTTGCGCGCGAGAGTCCGCGCGCGGCGCGCACCTACTACAAGAAGGCCATCGACCTGCTGGTCACGCTGCAGGGAGCGGCGACCGACAAGCTCTGCCCGAGCGACGTTGCGTACCAGAGCATCCTGGACGAAAAGAAGTTCATGGAGGAACTCGAACACACCTACCGCTACTTTCTTTGCGGCCTGCTGGGCGTGAAACCCAAGCCGGCGCAGAAGCTCGCCCTGCAGGAAGGTTTCCGCGCCCTCGCGCGCCGCGCCGCGCAGCAGCCCTGGGTTCTCTGCCACCGCGACTACCATTCGCGCAACCTGCTCGTTCGCGAAAAAGGCATCGGCGTCGTGGACTACCAGGACGCGCGCCGCGGGCCCTACACCTACGACCTCGCGTCCCTGCTGCGCGATTCCTACACGTCCCTCACGGAGCGCTTCCGGACGGAGATGATCGGCTATTTCCTCTCGCGCTCCAAGAATCGCTGGAACGGACGGCCCGTCCGGGAAGATTTTGAATACGTGAGCCTCCAGCGCAACCTCAAGGCCCTCGGCACGTTCGCCTACCAGAAGGTGGAGCGCGGCACGGGGCGCTACCTGCCTTACGTTCAGCCCACCCTGAAGCAGGTGTGGCTGAACCTGCACCGCTTCGAGGAGGAATTCGACGGCCTGCGCAAGGCCCTGCGGGACTGCGTGGCCAAGGCCGACGCATCACTTTCCGCTCCCTCCCGCCGCAAGGGCCGCGGCAAAAAAGGGCGGCCTTCGCGAGCCGCGTAGTTGTTGCCTGACGACGCCTCCTGACGTCGGCGGAGCTCTCCTTCTGCGATAGTCTTTCAATCCATCCCGATCAGGATAAATTGTCCTGTTGAAAAGACCGCTTCTCTCCTCCCCCTTTTTTTAAAGAAAAAGGCTCAGGGATGCGGGCCGCAGGTGTTCAGAAGCGGGTTGCGCTCGACGGCGTCGCTGTCGTAGCCCGAAGGCCCCTCCGTCGCCATGTCGCACTCCGTGACGAGATAGTAGGCGTTCGTATAGCCCGGCGTAATTATTTCGCTCAGGTAGCCGCCTTCCTCGTCCGTCCCCGCCGTCCAGCACACGGCCGACAGATGGGTGTAGAAGGGAGCGTCAAGGTTGCCTTCGTAGATGTTGTATTGGATAACACCGGCACAATCGGAGGGAAGCCCCTCCCAAAAGATTTTTACTTGGCCGGAGGCCCGCTCCACGGTCAAGGGCTTGCCGGAGTCTTGTGCGGATACCTCTCCGGCAGAAGGAACGTCATCCTCAACGGTCAGTGCCATGACGCGCGAGGATTGAAAGTTCGGATCGTCGTAGAACCTATAGTAGGTCACGAGATATTTTCCGCAGGCCGAATAGGCGACGGCGGGATAAGAATCGCCATAGGGACTTTGCTGGATGAGGATGCCCGCTGCATCGAGCACCGTCCCATACAACGAGGTCACGCGCGCCCCGTAGATATCGTAGTCCGTGCCGCTTCGTCCATCCATCCACACCACAAAATAGTCCGCCTCGTTTGAAGCCACAGAAGGATCTACCTGCCAATTCGCCGCCGTGGAGACGGCGATGCCCGCTGCATCGAGCACCATCCCATCCGAGGTCACGCGCGTTCCGTAGATATCCGGATTGCAGAAGCATCCAGCGTCGTTCCGGTAGTCACGCCACGCAGCGAAATAGTCCGTCCCGTTTGAAGCTACGGAGGGCCATTCCTGGTCCCATGCCGCCGTGGAGACGGCGATGCCCGAAGTGTCAAGAACCACACCCGCTGCCGTCACTCGC
The DNA window shown above is from Acidobacteriota bacterium and carries:
- a CDS encoding phosphotransferase; the encoded protein is MLLPEGLHTQIKAVEPLAGDASVRRFFRLRTHTGASYVAVSYPPPSNGLHKTHLAMNEYLKRYRIPVPRILGVHEKGSLLVVEDLGEETLEAFFARESPRAARTYYKKAIDLLVTLQGAATDKLCPSDVAYQSILDEKKFMEELEHTYRYFLCGLLGVKPKPAQKLALQEGFRALARRAAQQPWVLCHRDYHSRNLLVREKGIGVVDYQDARRGPYTYDLASLLRDSYTSLTERFRTEMIGYFLSRSKNRWNGRPVREDFEYVSLQRNLKALGTFAYQKVERGTGRYLPYVQPTLKQVWLNLHRFEEEFDGLRKALRDCVAKADASLSAPSRRKGRGKKGRPSRAA